The following proteins are co-located in the Solanum pennellii chromosome 1, SPENNV200 genome:
- the LOC107004986 gene encoding uncharacterized protein LOC107004986 isoform X4: MSLENEDGSATNHISEIGDEVRKHPKVSYTREFLLSLSQLEICQKLPTGFDQLILSELEDTSRGIQDRQKIPGSLPSLGFRRNDYSSSPPTRGDSDGSSRGIYGRWDSRSSGRSDRDSDSQSDKDSDPGRRYGNQGRRSWQSSEHDGLLGSGSFPRPSAYASGTATKVRASDNYQLNRSNEPYHPPRPYKAVPHSRRNTDACNDETFGSIECASEDRVEEERKRRASFELMRKEQQKALQEKQKPNVEKHTAEFDSEISVLLEDDKKDRGLLDKNTKVDIMASQPIANNDSGKSSSSLQNLPSRPLVPPGFKTTVTDKTSGSTTLNHSCLTEIGKHETEEILLEAKADARNGIHQSLERESSQEISSSDQLEHSSLHASFLKKNDQIVNLSVGSVDSDRKHSTRGHSLRTSSLEEHEALNKPSILELSAQNSGGKYVEESDINNSSSILDKIFGSAIANLTDSVAPVINEGSKPSETLDSKAVQSSKFAHWFFEEERKQEDDPSSSRPGDLLALIVGGDKNRTQPFEANPSDQFPSEFSYHSPDPTSKFVPNFPSSPLGGPEPVYKPSKREAAPTILTCEDLEHTMLSEFSEKKSNSQPQGWNTNHTKPKEPVIVDSQASQHLLSLLQKRPDHGNVTEKSNAGIESLEPRGDITMQDRSKKEDNKDTLTLESLFGTAFMTELQSAQAPVSVQRISVGSGQNVSLEAQKSSLPGSDDTLTSLIIDDRATKENIVLSSSCRDHTKLDKAENWLGCNDSLYEVNSLRRQTEAVSRNGDYRAGGFHLPVGDPLVPQVSTFMPAENMGKGDLMTVNSVGSDQMSLMGPGALPFPRASHEQIESEMLFHHLHGQPSSSQFHPLQMNQGKPLLHPLDSRPAHLNTQIMSGPEGMTRHDAVPGHQFAGNMMRSPFHHPNARVTGFDIPAHHPMLQQMQMSGPHPRHLLHDRLSGAPVPSHSSNQAAGFVHEANPMQGFPFKPHQVNVNGIGMQIPGPDINNRNNHPDALQRLIEMELRASKQIHPFPAGRGQGMYGHELDMGMRHR; the protein is encoded by the exons ATGAGCTTGGAGAATGAAGATGGAAGCGCCACCAATCACATCTCTGAAATTGGTGATGAAGTTCGGAA GCATCCAAAAGTATCATATACAAGAGAGTTCCTTTTGTCACTCAGTCAACTGGAGATTTGCCAGAAGCTTCCAACTGGGTTTGATCAGTTGATCCTGAG TGAGCTCGAGGACACCTCACGTGGCATACAAGACCGCCAAAAAATACCTGGAAGCTTGCCATCTCTAGGTTTCAGACGCAATGATTATAGTTCGTCTCCACCTACTCGTGGTGATTCTGATGGCAGTTCCAGAGGCATTTATGGAAGATGGGACAGCCGTTCGTCAGGGCGTAGTGATCGAGATAGTGATTCACAATCAGATAAAGATTCAG ATCCTGGTAGACGCTATGGTAATCAAGGCCGGCGCAGTTGGCAGAGTTCCGAGCATGATGGGCTTCTTGGAAGTGGTTCATTTCCCAGACCATCTGCGTATGCATCAGGGACTGCAACTAAGGTCCGTGCAAGTGATAATTATCAACTTAACAGGAGCAATGAGCCATACCATCCTCCTCGCCCGTATAAG GCAGTACCTCATTCTCGTAGAAACACTGATGCATGCAATGATGAGACCTTTGGTTCAATTGAGTGTGCAAGTGAGGACAGAGTGGAGgaggaaaggaaaagaagaG CTTCTTTTGAGTTGATGAGGAAGGAACAGCAGAAGGCTCTACAAGAGAAGCAGAAACCAAATGTAGAGAAGCACACAGCTGAATTTGATTCAGAAATCTCGGTACTGCTGGAAGATGATAAGAAGGATCGTGGGCTTCTAGACAAGAATACTAAAGTAGATATAATGGCCAGCCAGCCTATCGCAAACAATGATTCTGGAAAATCATCTTCCTCTTTGCAGAATCTTCCATCTAGACCGCTTGTGCCCCCGGGCTTTAAAACCACTGTTACGGATAAGACTTCTGGCTCAACAACTTTGAACCATTCATGTTTGACAGAG ATAGGGAAGCATGAAACTGAAGAAATTTTATTGGAAGCCAAAGCCGACGCCCGAAATGGTATCCATCAGAGCTTAGAAAGAGAGAGCTCCCAAGAAATTAGTTCGAGTGATCAACTTGAGCACAGTAGTTTGCATGCttcatttttgaagaagaatgaCCAAATTGTGAACTTGTCAGTGGGTTCAGTTGATTCCGATAGGAAACATAGCACGAGAGGTCATTCACTCCGGACTTCAAGTCTAGAGGAACATGAAGCTTTGAACAAGCCCTCGATTTTGGAACTCAGTGCCCAGAATTCAGGGGGCAAATATGTCGAGGAGTCCGATATCAACAATTCAAGTTCTATCCTGGATAAGATTTTTGGAAGTGCCATTGCAAATCTCACCGACTCTGTTGCTCCAGTCATA AATGAAGGTAGTAAACCAAGTGAAACATTAGACTCCAAAGCTGTTCAATCATCGAAATTTGCTCATTGGTTTTTCGAAGAAG AGAGGAAGCAGGAAGATGATCCTTCATCAAGCAGGCCTGGCGATCTGCTTGCATTAATTGTTGGTGGCGATAAAAACAGAACACAACCTTTTGAGGCTAATCCTTCAGATCAATTCCCATCAGAATTCTCCTATCATAGTCCTGATCCTACAAGTAAGTTTGTCCCCAATTTTCCTTCTTCGCCACTTGGGGGGCCTGAGCCTGTGTATAAGCCCAGTAAGAGGGAGGCAGCACCCACCATTCTTACTTGTGAAGACCTTGAGCATACAATGTTGTCCGAGTTCAGCGAAAAGAAGTCTAATTCGCAGCCACAAGGCTGGAATACTAATCACACAAAGCCTAAGGAACCTGTAATTGTGGATAGCCAGGCATCTCAACACCTCCTTTCATTATTACAGAAGAGGCCAGATCATGGAAATGTGACAGAGAAGTCCAATGCTGGAATTGAATCCTTGGAGCCACGTGGTGATATTACCATGCAAGACAGATCTAAGAAGGAAGATAACAAGGatacactcacacttgaatcaCTTTTTGGAACTGCTTTTATGACCGAATTACAATCTGCACAAGCTCCAGTTTCAGTTCAGAGGATTTCAGTTGGTTCTGGACAAAATGTTTCTCTGGAAGCTCAAAAATCGTCCTTGCCTGGTTCTGATGATACCCTTACTTCTTTGATAATTGATGATAGAGCAACTAAGGAGAATATTGTCTTATCTTCAAGTTGCAGAGATCACACAAAGCTGGATAAGGCAGAAAACTGGTTGGGTTGCAATGATTCCTTGTATGAAGTCAATTCCTTGAGGCGCCAGACTGAAGCGGTCTCCAGAAATGGTGATTATCGGGCTGGTGGATTTCATCTACCTGTTGGCGATCCTTTGGTACCCCAGGTCTCTACGTTTATGCCCGCAGAAAATATGGGTAAAGGTGATTTGATGACTGTTAATTCAGTTGGCAGTGATCAAATGTCTTTGATGGGTCCAGGAGCACTGCCCTTTCCACGGGCTTCTCACGAACAGATAGAGTCTGAGATGCTGTTTCACCATCTCCATGGTCAACCATCATCTTCTCAGTTTCATCCTTTGCAAATGAATCAAGGGAAACCGTTACTTCATCCATTGGATTCTCGTCCTGCTCATTTGAACACTCAGATTATGTCTGGTCCAGAGGGCATGACTCGACATGATGCCGTTCCAGGTCATCAATTTGCTGGAAACATGATGAGATCTCCTTTTCACCACCCTAATGCTAGGGTGACAGGGTTTGATATTCCTGCTCATCATCCTATGCTGCAGCAGATGCAAATGTCTGGACCTCACCCCCGTCATCTGCTACATGACCGTCTAAGTGGTGCCCCAGTTCCTTCACATTCCAGTAATCAGGCAGCTGGCTTTGTGCATGAAGCTAACCCGATGCAAGGGTTCCCTTTTAAACCTCACCAAGTCAACGTTAATGGGATCGGGATGCAAATTCCAG GCCCAGACATCAACAACCGAAACAATCATCCTGATGCCCTGCAAAGGCTTATCGAGATGGAGCTTAGGGCTTCTAAGCAGATTCACCCTTTTCCTGCTGGGCGGGGACAGGGGATGTATGGTCACGAGCTTGACATGGGAATGCGACATAGATAA